A part of Micromonospora chersina genomic DNA contains:
- a CDS encoding TetR/AcrR family transcriptional regulator → MEEATGLRERKKAATRLALHEAALRLAAEQGPDRVTVEAIADAANLSRRTFSNYFSSKEEALFHGDTMRLRRLLELIAEQPADLTPWAALSRAALRQADEMDGETAESWLARRRRLHGNPGLVAHQVAAYTAIERELAGEIGRRLTGADGPLRARILAATFLATLRVAVQQWIEAPDQPLTGTLRAALAHATPATG, encoded by the coding sequence ATGGAGGAGGCCACCGGGCTGCGGGAGCGGAAGAAGGCGGCGACCCGCCTCGCCCTGCACGAGGCGGCCCTGCGCCTCGCCGCCGAGCAGGGGCCGGACCGGGTCACCGTCGAGGCGATCGCCGACGCCGCCAACTTGTCCCGGCGCACGTTCTCCAACTACTTCTCCAGCAAGGAGGAGGCGCTCTTCCACGGCGACACCATGCGGCTGCGCCGCCTGCTGGAACTGATCGCCGAGCAACCCGCCGACCTGACCCCGTGGGCGGCGCTGAGCCGTGCCGCGCTGCGCCAGGCCGACGAGATGGACGGCGAGACCGCCGAGTCCTGGCTCGCCCGGCGCCGCCGCTTGCACGGCAACCCGGGCCTGGTGGCGCACCAGGTGGCCGCGTACACGGCGATCGAGCGGGAGTTGGCCGGGGAGATCGGCCGCCGGCTCACCGGCGCCGACGGGCCGCTGCGCGCCCGGATCCTCGCCGCGACCTTTCTGGCGACCCTGCGGGTCGCCGTCCAGCAGTGGATCGAGGCGCCGGACCAGCCGCTCACCGGCACGCTCCGGGCCGCGCTCGCGCACGCCACCCCGGCGACCGGCTGA
- a CDS encoding MmcQ/YjbR family DNA-binding protein, protein MVTVDEVRALARTLPRTSEHLIHDRIKFRVGAIVYVAFSRDEQTMGFGYPREQRDGLIAAEPALFFLPRPSDLRFNWVCCHLERLDHAQMTELVCEAWRMVVPKFLARQRLGEPGPPGLR, encoded by the coding sequence GTGGTCACCGTCGACGAGGTCCGCGCCCTGGCCCGCACGCTCCCCCGCACCAGCGAGCACCTGATCCACGACCGGATCAAGTTCCGGGTGGGCGCGATCGTCTACGTCGCGTTCAGCCGCGACGAGCAGACCATGGGCTTCGGCTACCCCAGGGAGCAGCGCGACGGGCTGATCGCCGCCGAGCCCGCCCTGTTCTTCCTCCCACGCCCCTCCGACCTGAGGTTCAACTGGGTCTGCTGCCACCTGGAGCGGCTCGACCACGCCCAGATGACCGAGCTGGTCTGCGAGGCGTGGCGGATGGTGGTGCCGAAGTTCCTGGCCCGCCAGCGGCTGGGTGAACCCGGGCCGCCGGGGCTTCGGTGA